From one Bacteriovorax sp. BAL6_X genomic stretch:
- a CDS encoding di-heme oxidoredictase family protein, translating to MVRALVLTLVSVLSFNTYSSEKFPAGAGTTLDFSVNAFSHPMSGTRGMLRRQFQVGNSFFKGAWVTSPSSTPLRDGLGPIFNATSCTACHLLDGRGRGLPEDDGKTDISLLFRLKTIGEDGKLQAHPAYGDQFQPHSIEGVQGEGEVFVKFETIIGSFADGETYELKKPNYIFRKLTHGSLGDNTIVSPRVGPQMIGLGLLENINKEEILAGEDPEDLNNDGISGRANYVYSVIEQRKALGRFGWKASRPNLLEQNAAAFNGDLGITSPLFPTEECSLLQIDCLEKKTQKDISKELLDKVTLYTQLIAVPARRIFNDTSIKNGQKIFHQINCQACHRPEFTTGSNSKYHVLNNQKIYPYTDMLLHDMGDALADDTRSYEFEGNATTREWRTPPLWGLGLVKTVNGHTRLLHDGRARNLQEAILWHGGEAQKSKDKFIKLTKKDRQDLIKFLRSL from the coding sequence ATGGTAAGAGCTCTCGTTCTCACATTAGTTTCAGTATTAAGTTTTAATACATATTCCAGTGAAAAGTTCCCGGCCGGTGCCGGGACCACACTGGACTTTTCAGTGAATGCCTTCTCTCACCCAATGAGTGGAACACGTGGAATGCTAAGGCGCCAATTTCAAGTTGGAAATAGTTTTTTTAAAGGAGCTTGGGTAACATCTCCTTCTTCGACTCCTTTAAGAGATGGACTAGGGCCAATCTTTAATGCGACTTCCTGTACAGCATGCCACCTTCTAGATGGGCGTGGACGTGGGCTTCCTGAAGATGATGGTAAAACTGATATCTCCCTACTCTTTCGTTTAAAAACAATTGGAGAGGATGGGAAGTTACAGGCCCACCCTGCCTACGGTGACCAATTCCAACCTCACAGTATTGAAGGGGTCCAAGGTGAAGGTGAAGTCTTCGTAAAATTTGAAACGATCATAGGAAGCTTTGCCGATGGTGAAACCTATGAGTTAAAAAAACCAAATTACATTTTTAGAAAGCTTACTCATGGAAGCCTAGGAGATAATACAATTGTCTCACCACGAGTTGGGCCACAAATGATTGGGCTTGGTCTACTTGAAAATATTAACAAAGAAGAAATTCTTGCAGGAGAAGATCCTGAAGATTTAAATAATGACGGAATTTCAGGACGTGCAAATTACGTCTACTCAGTTATTGAACAAAGAAAAGCACTTGGTCGCTTTGGTTGGAAAGCTTCTCGTCCAAACCTCTTGGAACAAAATGCTGCTGCTTTCAATGGAGACCTAGGAATTACAAGTCCCCTTTTCCCAACTGAAGAATGTAGTCTCTTACAAATTGACTGCTTAGAGAAAAAAACACAGAAAGATATCTCAAAAGAACTTTTAGACAAAGTAACTCTATACACACAACTAATCGCTGTCCCGGCCAGAAGAATCTTTAATGACACAAGTATTAAGAACGGGCAGAAGATATTTCACCAAATTAACTGCCAAGCATGTCATAGGCCTGAATTTACAACAGGGTCAAACTCTAAATATCATGTCTTAAATAATCAAAAGATATATCCATATACGGACATGCTACTACATGATATGGGAGATGCGCTGGCCGATGATACACGCTCTTATGAATTTGAAGGAAACGCCACAACAAGAGAATGGAGAACTCCACCTCTTTGGGGCCTAGGGCTAGTAAAGACTGTAAATGGCCACACGCGACTTCTTCACGATGGGCGTGCGCGAAACCTTCAAGAAGCAATCCTGTGGCACGGTGGAGAAGCACAAAAGTCCAAAGACAAATTTATTAAATTAACAAAGAAGGATCGCCAAGATCTTATTAAATTTCTTAGGAGTCTATAA
- a CDS encoding imelysin family protein produces the protein MLKRSILLISLGLGINASAATTAQSVIEGYSNLVHKTYTESLDKAITLQEDVEFFISNPAVMTLEMARESWRQARAPYGQSEVFRFYNGPIDSDEGPEGLLNAWPLDEAYIDYVEGAPNAGIVNNVADYPVISKEILSSLNELNGEKNISTGYHAIEFLLWGQDLSVDGAGERPHTDYIVGLGKNAQRRAKYLSTATELLIDHLTELVDAWAPNKENYRAAFEAKDQKEALNNILSGMIYMSGDELSGERMFVAWETQGQEDEHSCFSDMTHMDIQWNFWGVANVLKATGILNLTDNTILTTTINNRVTKINKMLAGLPVPFDQAILDENARPQILASIEEMEQLAIELVEISEELETPVQW, from the coding sequence ATGTTAAAAAGATCTATCTTACTGATTTCATTAGGTTTAGGTATAAATGCATCTGCTGCTACAACAGCACAATCAGTAATCGAAGGTTACTCTAACCTAGTTCACAAAACTTATACAGAATCTCTTGATAAGGCGATCACTCTTCAAGAAGACGTTGAGTTCTTCATCTCAAACCCAGCGGTTATGACGCTTGAGATGGCCAGAGAGTCTTGGAGACAAGCAAGAGCACCTTACGGACAATCAGAAGTATTTAGATTCTACAATGGACCAATTGATAGCGATGAAGGTCCAGAAGGTCTACTAAATGCATGGCCACTTGATGAAGCTTATATCGACTATGTTGAAGGTGCCCCAAATGCAGGTATCGTAAATAACGTTGCAGACTATCCAGTAATTTCAAAAGAAATCCTTTCTTCACTTAATGAACTTAATGGTGAAAAGAATATTTCTACTGGCTACCACGCCATTGAATTTTTACTTTGGGGACAAGACCTATCAGTTGATGGTGCTGGAGAAAGACCTCACACAGATTATATCGTTGGTCTTGGAAAGAACGCTCAAAGACGTGCAAAATATTTATCAACAGCAACAGAGCTTTTAATTGATCACCTAACTGAACTAGTTGATGCTTGGGCACCAAACAAAGAAAACTATAGAGCAGCATTTGAAGCAAAAGACCAAAAAGAGGCCCTTAATAATATCCTTTCAGGAATGATCTATATGTCTGGAGATGAGCTTTCAGGTGAAAGAATGTTTGTTGCCTGGGAAACTCAAGGACAAGAAGATGAACACTCATGTTTTTCTGATATGACTCATATGGATATTCAGTGGAACTTCTGGGGTGTTGCAAATGTCCTTAAAGCAACGGGAATTCTAAACCTAACAGACAACACAATTCTTACGACAACAATTAATAACAGAGTTACAAAGATTAACAAAATGCTAGCAGGCCTTCCTGTACCATTTGATCAAGCAATTCTTGATGAGAATGCAAGGCCACAAATTCTAGCTTCAATCGAAGAGATGGAACAACTAGCAATTGAACTTGTTGAAATCTCTGAAGAACTAGAGACACCTGTACAATGGTAA
- a CDS encoding deoxyhypusine synthase family protein: MSTMAQFFSRNYRHFNAASLVDASKAYVDHLNSGKKMMVTLAGAMSTAELGVSLAEMIRQNKVQIISCTGANLEEDIMNLIAYNHYKRIPNYRDLSPEQEVELLEQGFNRVTDTCIPEETAFRKLQKYLFEEWSNAAKAGERLFPHEFLYRILRREDFAKEFETDVANSWVMAACEKNLPIIVPGWEDSTTANIFASYCLTGELEPSLVKNGIEYMMFLAKWYPENCGDGGIGFFQVGGGIAGDFPICVVPMLNQDMEDDVPLWSYFCQISDSTTSYGSYSGAVPNEKITWGKLSSNTPRFIIESDATIVAPLVFQYVLEN; this comes from the coding sequence ATGAGTACAATGGCCCAATTCTTTAGTCGCAATTATCGACACTTTAATGCCGCTTCACTAGTTGATGCTTCTAAAGCCTATGTCGACCATTTAAATAGTGGGAAGAAGATGATGGTCACTCTTGCTGGTGCCATGAGTACGGCCGAGTTAGGGGTTTCTCTTGCTGAGATGATTCGCCAGAATAAGGTTCAAATTATTTCTTGTACTGGTGCAAACCTTGAAGAAGATATTATGAATCTCATTGCGTATAACCATTATAAACGTATTCCAAACTATAGAGACTTAAGCCCTGAGCAAGAAGTGGAGCTTCTTGAGCAAGGTTTTAACCGTGTGACTGATACTTGTATTCCAGAAGAGACGGCCTTTAGAAAATTACAAAAGTATCTCTTTGAAGAGTGGTCAAATGCTGCAAAAGCAGGAGAGAGACTCTTTCCACACGAATTTCTTTATCGAATTCTTCGCCGTGAAGACTTTGCAAAAGAATTTGAAACAGATGTGGCCAATTCATGGGTTATGGCCGCTTGTGAGAAGAACCTTCCTATTATCGTTCCAGGTTGGGAAGACTCAACAACGGCAAATATCTTTGCTTCATACTGCTTAACTGGAGAGCTTGAGCCTTCACTTGTCAAAAATGGAATTGAGTACATGATGTTTCTTGCAAAGTGGTACCCTGAAAATTGTGGTGACGGTGGTATTGGCTTCTTTCAAGTCGGTGGTGGAATTGCTGGAGATTTTCCAATTTGCGTTGTTCCAATGCTTAACCAAGATATGGAAGACGATGTACCTCTATGGTCGTATTTCTGCCAAATCTCTGATTCGACAACAAGCTACGGTTCTTATTCAGGAGCGGTTCCAAATGAGAAGATCACTTGGGGAAAACTATCTTCAAATACTCCAAGATTCATTATTGAGTCAGATGCAACGATCGTAGCACCACTAGTTTTTCAATACGTATTGGAAAACTAA
- a CDS encoding SRPBCC family protein, with the protein MRNLLLLITLLISNITFAIETVQVTGSIEINTPIEEVFEFVADPMNDHHWRSEVNDMATNSRTFEIGSTFREDAWIGIRKHFITTTELIELNAPHQALFETVRSNPYFLRSNRMFKESENGTIFTYVVDFDRRMIKETFGFNAKPEVVVKLYGVLMKKYLKKLKRKLE; encoded by the coding sequence ATGAGAAATCTTTTACTTCTAATTACACTACTTATTTCTAATATCACTTTCGCAATTGAAACTGTCCAAGTCACTGGCAGTATTGAAATCAATACACCAATTGAAGAAGTTTTTGAATTTGTGGCCGATCCAATGAACGACCATCATTGGCGTAGTGAAGTAAATGATATGGCAACAAATTCTCGTACTTTTGAAATAGGGAGCACTTTTAGAGAAGATGCGTGGATTGGTATTCGTAAACACTTTATTACGACAACTGAGCTAATTGAATTAAATGCTCCTCATCAAGCTTTATTTGAAACAGTAAGATCAAATCCATATTTCTTAAGAAGTAATCGTATGTTTAAAGAAAGTGAGAATGGAACTATCTTTACATATGTGGTGGACTTTGATCGTCGTATGATTAAAGAGACCTTTGGCTTTAATGCCAAGCCAGAGGTCGTGGTAAAATTATATGGTGTTCTTATGAAGAAGTACTTGAAGAAGTTAAAAAGGAAACTAGAGTAG
- a CDS encoding sulfite exporter TauE/SafE family protein, which translates to MEYLLALIVGITLGLLGGGGSILVVPILVYIVKVDPKIAITMSLAIVGLTGLMGTLRHHKNGNVMVKLAFQFGAMTMLSTYLGTYLASFISGQLQLYIFAGVMLLASASMLKNGKKIKIKPSSNLTIFGAASVVGIVTGLIGVGGGFLIVPALLNFFYIPMKKAIGTSLLIIAINSYIGFMGNIINSPNLELDYQFIAIFTILAIIGSVFGAALAHKLPQEKLKRIFGYFLIAMGIFMIIRETLL; encoded by the coding sequence ATGGAATATCTACTAGCACTTATTGTGGGAATAACTCTTGGACTCTTAGGTGGAGGTGGCTCTATCCTCGTGGTTCCAATCTTAGTTTATATTGTCAAAGTCGATCCTAAAATTGCTATTACCATGAGCTTAGCAATTGTTGGCTTAACTGGCCTTATGGGAACTCTAAGACACCACAAGAATGGGAACGTTATGGTGAAATTAGCATTTCAATTTGGAGCAATGACAATGCTTTCAACCTATCTTGGAACTTACCTCGCATCTTTCATAAGTGGACAGCTTCAACTCTACATATTTGCGGGAGTCATGCTCTTGGCCTCAGCTTCAATGCTAAAGAATGGCAAAAAAATCAAAATTAAACCTTCATCAAATCTAACAATTTTTGGGGCCGCAAGTGTTGTCGGGATCGTGACTGGTCTAATTGGAGTTGGTGGCGGATTCCTCATTGTTCCAGCTCTGTTAAACTTCTTTTATATCCCGATGAAGAAGGCCATTGGGACTTCTCTCCTGATAATTGCAATTAACTCTTACATTGGATTTATGGGAAATATTATAAACTCTCCTAACCTAGAACTTGATTATCAATTTATTGCAATCTTTACAATTTTGGCCATTATTGGTTCAGTCTTTGGCGCGGCCCTCGCCCATAAGCTTCCACAAGAAAAACTTAAAAGGATATTTGGTTACTTTTTAATTGCGATGGGAATTTTTATGATTATTAGAGAAACTCTACTCTAG
- a CDS encoding MBL fold metallo-hydrolase, whose amino-acid sequence MDNLNVETFFDEQTYTLTYIVYDKVTKDAVIIDPVLDYDQASSTITTESVKKIAIYVKERGLKPHYILESHAHADHLTGALKLKSFFPDVKVAINKNIKIVQEVFGTKFNILKEIKLEDFDTFLNEDELLVAGSIEVKAVFTPGHTPACTSFIIGNNVFTGDALFMPDYGTGRCDFPGGDANALYDSITKKLYTLPDETNVYTGHDYQPGGRELKYKSTIGENRKSNVHLSADTSREEYVKFRTSRDKTLAAPKLLLPSIQVNIRGGHMPAPQDNGVRYLQMPLTFKD is encoded by the coding sequence ATGGATAATTTAAATGTAGAAACATTCTTTGATGAGCAAACTTACACACTAACTTATATCGTCTATGATAAGGTGACAAAAGATGCTGTGATTATCGACCCAGTTCTTGATTATGATCAAGCGTCATCAACAATCACGACAGAGTCAGTCAAAAAAATTGCAATTTATGTTAAGGAAAGAGGACTTAAACCTCACTATATTTTAGAAAGTCACGCTCACGCTGACCATTTAACTGGGGCCTTAAAACTTAAGAGCTTTTTTCCTGATGTAAAAGTTGCGATTAATAAGAATATTAAAATCGTACAAGAAGTTTTTGGTACAAAGTTTAATATCTTAAAAGAGATTAAGCTTGAAGACTTTGATACCTTTTTAAATGAAGATGAACTACTAGTGGCCGGATCAATTGAAGTAAAAGCGGTTTTTACTCCTGGGCATACTCCTGCATGTACTTCATTTATCATTGGTAATAATGTCTTCACAGGGGATGCTCTTTTTATGCCTGACTATGGTACAGGAAGATGTGATTTCCCTGGTGGAGATGCAAACGCTCTTTATGATTCAATTACAAAGAAACTTTATACGTTACCTGATGAGACAAATGTTTACACTGGTCACGACTATCAACCAGGTGGAAGAGAGTTAAAGTACAAGAGTACAATTGGTGAGAATAGGAAGAGTAATGTACACCTTAGTGCAGATACAAGTCGTGAAGAGTATGTGAAATTTCGTACCAGTCGCGATAAAACACTTGCAGCACCAAAGCTGCTTCTTCCAAGTATTCAGGTAAATATTCGTGGGGGGCATATGCCTGCGCCACAAGATAATGGAGTGAGATACCTTCAAATGCCACTAACATTTAAAGATTAA
- a CDS encoding CNNM domain-containing protein, with product MLIIYIVISIGVSFLCSIMEAVLLSITPSFILASQRQNRSYAQALKKYASNKDESISAILTLNTFAHTLGAAGVGSEAIQIFKEMGVSGVNLEYYLSAVSIVLTLAILYLSEIIPKSLGHHYWKSLTPYLLRILPPLIFILRPILFISMTLMRLLKTETEHKMSREEVESMIELGVQTKALAKDEGEFLKESLLASRKVIEEVMTPARKVFMVHVEDTIASVYDLKAPVTRIPCYGENVNEISGYIHKEDIAKSIIENNKDKKLYELQIIRPIAIINRQTPLRNLFKRFIRENEHIAMVSDDYGTILGVITLEDIVETFFGIEIMDEFDEVEDLQGQAKDEILAEEKKREHL from the coding sequence ATGCTAATAATCTATATTGTCATATCGATTGGTGTCTCCTTTCTATGTTCTATAATGGAGGCCGTTCTACTTTCCATTACACCAAGTTTCATTTTGGCATCTCAGCGCCAGAATCGTAGTTATGCACAAGCATTAAAAAAATATGCCTCAAACAAAGATGAATCCATCTCCGCAATTCTCACTCTAAATACATTTGCACACACTCTTGGTGCTGCTGGGGTAGGTTCAGAGGCAATACAAATATTTAAAGAAATGGGAGTTAGTGGCGTAAACTTAGAGTATTACTTATCGGCAGTTTCCATTGTTTTAACATTGGCCATCCTATACCTTTCAGAAATTATTCCTAAATCTCTAGGACATCACTATTGGAAATCCCTGACTCCATATTTACTAAGAATACTTCCACCTCTGATTTTTATTCTAAGGCCAATCCTATTCATATCAATGACATTAATGAGACTATTAAAAACAGAAACTGAACACAAGATGAGCCGAGAGGAAGTTGAGTCAATGATAGAGCTAGGTGTTCAAACAAAGGCGCTAGCAAAAGATGAGGGAGAATTCTTAAAAGAGTCTCTTTTGGCATCTAGAAAAGTCATCGAAGAAGTCATGACTCCAGCACGCAAGGTCTTCATGGTACATGTCGAAGATACTATTGCCTCTGTCTATGACCTAAAAGCTCCAGTAACTCGCATCCCATGTTATGGAGAGAATGTTAATGAAATTAGCGGCTATATCCACAAAGAAGATATAGCAAAATCAATTATTGAAAATAATAAAGACAAGAAACTTTATGAATTACAAATTATAAGGCCCATCGCAATTATTAATCGCCAAACCCCTCTTCGAAATCTATTTAAACGCTTTATTCGGGAAAATGAACATATCGCTATGGTAAGTGACGACTACGGAACAATTCTAGGAGTAATCACACTTGAAGATATTGTAGAGACATTTTTTGGAATTGAAATTATGGATGAGTTTGATGAAGTTGAGGACCTACAAGGCCAGGCCAAAGATGAAATCCTAGCTGAAGAAAAGAAAAGAGAGCACTTATAA
- a CDS encoding CBS domain-containing protein: MKVTDFMTKNVTTCRDTQTVSDAAKAMLDLGVSVMPILDSGDKLVGIVTQSDFIGREVEIPHALASIKRLFGMDYNLGDVEEIYKKAKNKPLTEIMTKNVTTVTSDYSLTAVVELMMKKQLKRIPVCDGDKLVGIITRKDILKAFEGMK; encoded by the coding sequence ATGAAAGTAACTGATTTTATGACTAAAAATGTAACAACTTGTCGCGATACTCAAACTGTTTCAGATGCTGCAAAAGCAATGCTTGATCTAGGTGTGAGTGTTATGCCAATTCTAGATAGTGGTGATAAGCTTGTTGGAATTGTAACTCAATCTGACTTTATCGGTAGAGAAGTTGAGATTCCACATGCACTTGCTTCTATTAAGAGACTATTTGGAATGGATTATAATCTTGGTGATGTAGAAGAAATTTACAAGAAAGCAAAGAATAAGCCATTAACTGAAATTATGACTAAGAATGTAACTACTGTTACTTCTGATTATTCTCTAACTGCTGTAGTTGAACTTATGATGAAAAAACAACTAAAGAGAATTCCTGTTTGTGATGGGGATAAGTTAGTTGGTATCATTACAAGAAAAGATATTTTAAAAGCATTTGAAGGGATGAAATAA